From Oncorhynchus nerka isolate Pitt River linkage group LG1, Oner_Uvic_2.0, whole genome shotgun sequence, the proteins below share one genomic window:
- the LOC115131306 gene encoding CMRF35-like molecule 3 isoform X2 — protein sequence MTTKIWINLSILSLLKASSLSGPSEVKSVVGETVHVSCQYHQFNRDKVKFWCRGYHWYFCTVIIRSDQPKHLTSDIQILDDKNLGLFTVSMKGAKAEDSGWYWCAIERASRTLAFRLQLTVSEWLVSRLKTETTKQFNETSTSPTTLTTPRSTPCMTQTTGFISATSNSTSVTVFLDQDDPVWKVWRVLRWMLFLFLCLFLVLFSIRCHR from the exons ATGACTACCAAGATTTGGATCAATCTCTCCATCTTATCTTTACTAAAAG CCTCATCCCTTTCCGGACCCTCAGAGGTGAAGAGTGTAGTTGGTGAAACAGTCCACGTCTCCTGCCAGTATCACCAGTTCAACAGGGACAAGGTCAAATTCTGGTGCAGGGGTTATCACTGGTATTTCTGCACAGTTATCATTCGATCTGATCAACCTAAACATCTGACCAGTGATATTCAGATATTGGATGATAAAAACCTTGGGTTATTCACAGTCAGTATGAAAGGAGCAAAAGCTGAGGACAGTGGCTGGTACTGGTGTGCAATTGAAAGAGCCAGCAGAACTTTGGCGTTTCGTCTTCAGCTGACTGTCTCCGAGT GGCTTGTATCTCGGCTCAAAACAGAAACCACAAAACAGTTCAACGAGACCTCAACTTCCCCAACAACGTTGACAACACCACGGTCCACACCTTGTATGACTCAAACAACAGGTTTCATATCTGCTACAAGCAATTCAACAAG TGTGACAGTGTTCTTGGATCAAGATGATCCGGTGTGGAAAGTATGGAGAGTACTGCGCTGGatgctcttcctcttcctgtgtctGTTCCTTGTTCTCTTCAGTATACGATGCCATCGCTGA
- the LOC115131306 gene encoding CMRF35-like molecule 3 isoform X1 translates to MTTKIWINLSILSLLKAASSLSGPSEVKSVVGETVHVSCQYHQFNRDKVKFWCRGYHWYFCTVIIRSDQPKHLTSDIQILDDKNLGLFTVSMKGAKAEDSGWYWCAIERASRTLAFRLQLTVSEWLVSRLKTETTKQFNETSTSPTTLTTPRSTPCMTQTTGFISATSNSTSVTVFLDQDDPVWKVWRVLRWMLFLFLCLFLVLFSIRCHR, encoded by the exons ATGACTACCAAGATTTGGATCAATCTCTCCATCTTATCTTTACTAAAAG CAGCCTCATCCCTTTCCGGACCCTCAGAGGTGAAGAGTGTAGTTGGTGAAACAGTCCACGTCTCCTGCCAGTATCACCAGTTCAACAGGGACAAGGTCAAATTCTGGTGCAGGGGTTATCACTGGTATTTCTGCACAGTTATCATTCGATCTGATCAACCTAAACATCTGACCAGTGATATTCAGATATTGGATGATAAAAACCTTGGGTTATTCACAGTCAGTATGAAAGGAGCAAAAGCTGAGGACAGTGGCTGGTACTGGTGTGCAATTGAAAGAGCCAGCAGAACTTTGGCGTTTCGTCTTCAGCTGACTGTCTCCGAGT GGCTTGTATCTCGGCTCAAAACAGAAACCACAAAACAGTTCAACGAGACCTCAACTTCCCCAACAACGTTGACAACACCACGGTCCACACCTTGTATGACTCAAACAACAGGTTTCATATCTGCTACAAGCAATTCAACAAG TGTGACAGTGTTCTTGGATCAAGATGATCCGGTGTGGAAAGTATGGAGAGTACTGCGCTGGatgctcttcctcttcctgtgtctGTTCCTTGTTCTCTTCAGTATACGATGCCATCGCTGA
- the LOC115131306 gene encoding CMRF35-like molecule 3 isoform X3, with the protein MTTKIWINLSILSLLKAASSLSGPSEVKSVVGETVHVSCQYHQFNRDKVKFWCRGYHWYFCTVIIRSDQPKHLTSDIQILDDKNLGLFTVSMKGAKAEDSGWYWCAIERASRTLAFRLQLTVSEWLVSRLKTETTKQFNETSTSPTTLTTPRSTPCMTQTTGFISATSNSTS; encoded by the exons ATGACTACCAAGATTTGGATCAATCTCTCCATCTTATCTTTACTAAAAG CAGCCTCATCCCTTTCCGGACCCTCAGAGGTGAAGAGTGTAGTTGGTGAAACAGTCCACGTCTCCTGCCAGTATCACCAGTTCAACAGGGACAAGGTCAAATTCTGGTGCAGGGGTTATCACTGGTATTTCTGCACAGTTATCATTCGATCTGATCAACCTAAACATCTGACCAGTGATATTCAGATATTGGATGATAAAAACCTTGGGTTATTCACAGTCAGTATGAAAGGAGCAAAAGCTGAGGACAGTGGCTGGTACTGGTGTGCAATTGAAAGAGCCAGCAGAACTTTGGCGTTTCGTCTTCAGCTGACTGTCTCCGAGT GGCTTGTATCTCGGCTCAAAACAGAAACCACAAAACAGTTCAACGAGACCTCAACTTCCCCAACAACGTTGACAACACCACGGTCCACACCTTGTATGACTCAAACAACAGGTTTCATATCTGCTACAAGCAATTCAACAAG CTGA